The region ccgTCTACAGCCCCGGCTCCTTCAGGCGAATACGCTCCTTCTCCGCCTATGGAGGGAGCCCTTGAGCCTCCAGCAGCTACGCCTACTCCATCTCAAGAAACTCCAAACAACTCagcttctccatcttcttcctttgttgctgctgctgctcttCTCGGAACTGCTCTTGCTTCAACTCTATTCCTACACTAATAAGTTTCTGTTTTGTCTTGTGTTTTTCACTTATGCAACAAGTTTCTGTTTtatccctctctctcttttcaccCCCATTTGTGTTTGTTGTTTTATTCTTTCCCATTTGTTTTTCTCTcatgtaaaatgaataaaattttctaattgtGTGCATATTaaggataaaaaaaaactaagatactGTCAAACAAAACTGAGTGTTTCTATGTAGGAACAGCTGTTCCAAATAAACAATATAAGGTTCTTCTATGGTTCTATAGATTAATGGTAAACTCTAACCTCCAGCAGCCAATCAAAAGTTTTTCCCAAGTTCAACCTTCTTTATCAGTCTTATTGTATTGTGTAAAACCGAATCTATTATTCCtgcaacctgaaaaataaaTCCACAGACAGAATCTGAAACCACCATGGAGTGTTCATAAGAGTATAAAAGAAGCAAGATTTGACTGAGAATATATATGCTAACCGTGAAAACACCACCAATGATGGCGCAAAGATTTGTGATGAAGTGTGAGAAGGACTTTGGATTTTCAGTTATTACAATCTGCATGGGAGAGAGTTCTAAGTGAAACTTTGCAACGGGTAAGTAGTAAGTCTGAGCTATGCTGCTGTGAGCGGTGTATTCATATTCCTCGATCAATGAATGTTCTTGACCGTATCTTCTTGTAATAACCTCTGTTTTCACTATTTGTAGGTAGTGTTCGATCTGTGTACAAAGAACAAAAGGTTCAAGACTTTCAAGAATCTAGATTCATACACCCCCAAGGTCTTTTTAGGGACTTACAGTAACATTGGCACCAAACTCGTGATGGTTTATGAATGATTTTTCATCCAGCTTTTCATGGCTATAGCCAAGATATGGCATCAACTGCTTCACATCGGTCATCAACGTAGGATCAATCAGCCTCCCAAATGAAAGATGGTTAACCACATGCGACATGTTCATCTGAGAAGAGTCGAACGAGTGAGCTCCTGAATGAGCTGAGATAACGAGGTTTCCtcgaacctgaaaacatacaaAAAGACATATAACTCCAGGGACATTGATTCAGtcttcaattttatttttaacagtCAGAGAGTTTACCTTGTTTACAAGCACATAGCCTTCAACTCTACAACCTCCTGTAACTGGTGCCTTTTCAAGACGTTTTGCTGTGTCATTGGATATACTCCAATCCAAAGCTAGCTTGTGTGTCTCCGGGTGGATTGGTGCTACCAGTTCATCCACCATCTGCAAGAACGAAAATCCTTGTGTTATCAACTTTTAGAAGAGTACTGATTCAAAactcaataataaaaaatatataatgttaacTAATTTGGATTTTTTCTACCTTAACTATACTGTCTGTGTCCCGATCTCCATAGTAAGATTCATGTTCGTGGTGTCCATGGTCCTCtctaaaaacaacaaaacaggGAACACTGTCATAAGGAATATTTTTTTGCACCAACATACATGTGGTTCACATACGTTTACGGAAGGTATAGTTCAAAGGAATATCAGGAAACTATTTAAGACAATTCTACAATGATTGACTCATAAGGTTAAGCAGAAGATATAAAGAACTATAACTAAGGTAGTAGCTGGAAGTTTAAAAAATCTTATCAGATGGTTTCTTACTTAAGGTCACTGCCTTTGCGGAAAATCCGAATAGATGGATAGCCTTGTATATGGTtcctgaaaaatatatatccaacaagaaacaaacaaaagtcACCAAGTTTTCATACAATTGAGAGAAAAACCAGCTTCCTAGTACCTCCTACATAGCGCAGGTTCTTCTGTGCAATCAACACTTCCTAGAAGAACACGCCCATCAGTGTCAGGATCATATCTGTAGCAGAGATATATTAACATGACCATGTTTCAGAAATTAATATATCTGCCACCGTTACTTAAGAACTtcaaaacttaataaaaaaacgCAGAAGAGTCTAATGCAAACCTCTGTTTTATGATGGTACCTGCTTTCTCCCAAGACGGTTTCTGAAACGAATAGTAGAAAAACATAACCAAACATGAACGACAACTTCTTCACTGTTAGACATGTACTGAGTTACATAATAACCGTAAAAGCTACAAAagaggtttttttttaaaagaagcaTAAGAAACTACTAGCTAAGAGAATCACCAGACGATTACTCCAGTAACACCATGGTGCATTAAAGTTAACAATCAATAACGGAAAGCTGCATAAAAAAAGTCATTTTACGTCAATCCATATTCATACCCTTCCTATACatgcacaaagaaaaaaaagaagctgcCTACTCACTGTTGTGACAATAAGTCAAAACCACCATTGGTTAATGGTGTGGCACCATCAGGAAACTCTTGCTTAATTTCTTCTCCATGGTTGATGTGATGTGATGCAATGCCAGAGTGAAACTCTCCACCTGTGGCCTTTAAATGCGGATCGATTGGAAATTTCCGAACAGTTTTTGTTATATTCAACCTGTTCTGAAAATTCAAACCATCTAGGCCTCAGTTAACcatattattaacaaaatatgcAGGctaagtgacaaaaaaaaaacaaaatatgcaggctaatatatatataagaagttCTGCACAACTGAAACATGTACCCCGACAGAGACTTACTGTTCCTAACACGTCATTCACATCAAGGGATGCAAATTCACATGAAAGGGCAGGAAAACTACAAAATAGGAAAAAGATACAAAAACAAGGGTTAGCATACAgatgaaaatttcaaaactgtAGCAATTATACGGCAAGAAAGACCATAACCTTATGAACCTAGTGGCTGTTATACATGTTCCGTAGACATCTAAGAGCAGATTTCAATatcaacagagagagagaaaaaaaaagaaagaaacaatgaTACTGATTTAATCAGTTATGTAAACCTGATGTTGAAATCAATGCGTAAGAAGTCCCCATCAGAGCTGTTGTCAACAACGACAGCAGTTGTAGTGGTGACTTCCAAATAACTACTCAGCTCCTACAAGACAAAGATCATGTCTTGTCTTAATCAAAGCAGAGAGAAAAAAGgtttataatataaaagaaGGATTTTACCATTCCAAAGAGAAGCATCATAATGAGAGCAGCTACGATGGATAAGCCAGCACCTGAGAGAGATGCCTCTGACAAATCTCTCGGTATTTTCCTTGAACAACAAGGCACCTCGAAAGTCAGATCATTGAAAGAATTATCAAGGACAATGAAAACCAACGCAGAAAATGGATACTTGATGACAATCCGAACGGGTAACTAATCACATTTCAATCCAACAATGTGAATGTACATGCATGCGCACATGCATCAGAGGCAAATAAGAAATGAGGATCGAACCTGTAGAAATCAACGGATTTGATTTTGGTGGGTGAAATCATAGCTGCtgcggagaagagagagatctAGTGATGGGATCAGTGATTCACCGTGGCGTGAAGTTCAAGGAAACCTTTGCGTTTCAAATCTTTTGACCTTTTTCATTAGAACGTTTTTGTTTTTCGGTCAACCTAGGGGTCGAAAAACAAACCGACCCGAAAAGCCAAACCGATCCAGAAAACTGAATctgatataaatatttgaactatttttaacaattttttttttttgatgtttagtcattttagataatatatagttgtaCATGTAAAAGTTTAAGATTTGCTaacaattttagtttttttataaacgTACTAAATagtttacaaattataaaacaattttttgtatttattaatttataattatgaaaataatatttattaaagtaattttttgaaagaattgCCCTTAGATAAATCCCCAAGTAATTGATTGAGCGATGGGTCCGGTCCACTCCTCTTGAACATTGGTTGGTTTAGATATTGTAATTTTGATATTGGACCCCTAGAGTTTCTTTAAATTTGCAAAACACCcctttagttttgatttttgtcTTGTGTTTCTATTAACTCGGATCTTATTCACTCTCTCCGCCCAAGTATCGCAGTTCCGGCCACCAGGTAAAATCAAACTCCACCTTCTTCGTTTCTCAAGTGTTACATTCTCCAAGCTCTAAATTAACGCCGGTGTTCGAAATCAATGGCTTAcgttttagatttagggttttacTCATTGATGTGCGTTTGGGAATTTTACGAATTAGGGTTTTGCGATTCTGACGTTTTCTCAATCTGTGCTCATTCCAGAGAAACAAAGGGCTATCCAAGTATGGCTTCAGAGTCTCCGGTGAGGCACAGGCAGTCTCCTCGACGGAGAAGTCCATCTAGAAGAGATGAATCTTCAAGGTCTCCTTCACCACGGACGAAGAGACTGAGAAGAGCTCAAGGTGAAAGGGAGGTTGGGAGAGGTAGAGAGAGGGAAGACAGCAGAGGAAGGGAGAAGAGGGGGGAAagggagagaagaagagaaggagacaAGGAGGAGAAGACGAGGAGGAACGTGACGGATTTGGAAGTTGGGGATAAGAGACGACGCGGCGGCTCAGGGAGAGAGGAGACTGAAGAAAGGAGAATAGCGGAGGATGAGAGACAAACTAATAGAGGAAGACGTGAGAGGTCTGCTTCACCGTCAGATAGGAATAGTCGCAAGATTAGGCGTTCACCAGACAGACCTTCTGCATCAAGGCATGATGAGGTAGGTACCTCTTGATGTCAACTGCTTCTTTCGTTAGCTTAAATATTTGATCCACTCTAGTTTCCGTTCCTCTGCTTGAAAAAAGATTATGTGATTGAACATTGCTTAGCTTTAGTGTATGCTAGTAGGCATTTCACTGCTGGTACTCTCATTGTATCACATAGTATATAGTTTCTATCGCTTGAATTTGTAACGAAAACCTGCTGTGTCAGCCATTTTTCTGCTTGCAAATATAATGTGCTAGTAAAggtcgtctttttttttttttgctagtaCTCTCATGtttcacataatatataatttggaTCCTGTGATTTAGCCTTTCTGTCACCTGCGGTCAGCCAATTTTCTACTGAATGTGAGTTAAGATAGTTTCTTATGTGCCGTTCAGCATATAGACTGGTTGATTTTGAAGTTTGAATTATTCTCCTGGTATATTTTCTTGCATAGTTTTATCGTTTATAACATTTGTGACATGCCTATCCATGACCAAAACCCTTCATTATTTTTTGTGAGTCACAAGTCTTGGTCACTTCTTCAGTCACTCTGATCTCCTTTTATCTTTTCAGGGATCTAATGCAAGAGGGAGGGGCGAGGAACCGTAAGTTTCCTTCTTAAATGGTCAACCTTTacaattttcagtattttgttTAACCATGTTAGGAGTTTTCATTAACAGCAATAATGAAGATGATTCAATTGCTAGAATGAAAGCAGCTGAAGAAGCTTTGGCAAAGAAGAAAAAGGTGTCGTCATATGAAGCATCaattaatttgaaatttctGATTGAGATTTATGCTCTCTGGATTATCCGTGTATTGACGCTTTGTTATATCTTTCAGGAAGAACCATCGTTTGAGCT is a window of Raphanus sativus cultivar WK10039 unplaced genomic scaffold, ASM80110v3 Scaffold2442, whole genome shotgun sequence DNA encoding:
- the LOC108861531 gene encoding LOW QUALITY PROTEIN: protein disulfide-isomerase 5-3 (The sequence of the model RefSeq protein was modified relative to this genomic sequence to represent the inferred CDS: substituted 1 base at 1 genomic stop codon), with protein sequence MISPTKIKSVDFYRFDPHFLFASDACAHACTFTLLDXNYPFSALVFIVLDNSFNDLTFEVPCCSRKIPRDLSEASLSGAGLSIVAALIMMLLFGMELSSYLEVTTTTAVVVDNSSDGDFLRIDFNISFPALSCEFASLDVNDVLGTNRLNITKTVRKFPIDPHLKATGGEFHSGIASHHINHGEEIKQEFPDGATPLTNGGFDLLSQHFPLLIVNFNAPWCYWSNRLKPSWEKAGTIIKQRYDPDTDGRVLLGSVDCTEEPALCRRNHIQGYPSIRIFRKGSDLKEDHGHHEHESYYGDRDTDSIVKMVDELVAPIHPETHKLALDWSISNDTAKRLEKAPVTGGCRVEGYVLVNKVRGNLVISAHSGAHSFDSSQMNMSHVVNHLSFGRLIDPTLMTDVKQLMPYLGYSHEKLDEKSFINHHEFGANVTIEHYLQIVKTEVITRRYGQEHSLIEEYEYTAHSSIAQTYYLPVAKFHLELSPMQIVITENPKSFSHFITNLCAIIGGVFTVAGIIDSVLHNTIRLIKKVELGKNF
- the LOC130505628 gene encoding FHA domain-containing protein DDL-like codes for the protein MASESPVRHRQSPRRRSPSRRDESSRSPSPRTKRLRRAQGEREVGRGREREDSRGREKRGERERRREGDKEEKTRRNVTDLEVGDKRRRGGSGREETEERRIAEDERQTNRGRRERSASPSDRNSRKIRRSPDRPSASRHDEGSNARGRGEEPNNEDDSIARMKAAEEALAKKKKEEPSFELSGKLAEETNKYRGIPLLFNEPPEARKPNKRWRLYVFKDSEPLDEPLQLHRQSCYLFGRERRVADIPTDHPSCSKQHAVIQYREVTVEKPDGMVEKQVKPYLMDLGSTNKTYINKDPIESERYYELREKDTIKFGNSSREYVLLHEGSAE